TGTTGTCCAGCACTGCATACAGGGTGTGCATGTTGCGGTCGTTTTCATCCGCCTTGGTGACGTTGCGCCCGGTGCCGAAGGCCACCATCATCCCGCCGACCGGGACTTTCTTGGCGCTGGGGCCGGTGCCGACAGTCCTGATGCGGTCATTGGCGCGCACGGTGGGCACAGCCGTGACGGGTTGGGCCAGGGTGCGCGAATTGGGCGAGCCTTGCGTGCCGCCCTGGGCGCTGAACAGCGGGCTGCCGCTGAAGGCCACCCCCCACTGCGTGGCGTCGCTGCTGGTCAGGTCGAACTTCCACAGGTTGCCCTGGTTGTCGCCGGCGTAGGCAATGTCGTATCGGCCATCGCCGTCGAGATCGACCAGGCGCGGCGCCATCAGCCCGTTGTCCTGCGCCTTGCCCGTGCCCGTGGCGTCGGCGGCGGCAGCAGCGATGCGCAGCAACTCGCGGTTGCCGTCCAGGTACTGGATCAGCAGCACCGGACGCTGGTTGGCGCTGTTGTAGCCGTTGCCCATGACCACAGCCCAGCGGTCGTTGTTCAGGCGGATGATCTGCGTGGTGCGCAAGGGGTTGTTCTCGTCCAGCACTGGCTGGGCCGTGATGTGCCCGATGTCGCGATCCTCCTCGACAGTTTTGTTGCACGCGGCCTTTTGTCCACTGCTCAGGGTGGAAAGAGTGCAGTCGGGGACTCCGGCCTCGGCGTTGCGCGTGCGGTCGAGCATGACCAGATTGGCGGCCTGGCCGGCGGAGAAAGCGTCGGGGTCGGACACATCCAGCACGAAATAGCCCTTGCCGCCAGCGCCCAGCGAGCCCACCAGCAGGGTGCGCCAATCGGGCGCCTCGGGATCGGTACTCACATTCACGTCGCCCGTCATGGGTGAGCCATCGACAAAGTAGCGGTGCCGCTGGTTGTAGGCCGGCGCTGTGAGCTGATTCAGGCTGGGGATGACGCCCTGGGGCACATAGGCAATCTTCTCGCTGCCGTCCTGGGCCGAAAAGCCATGCAACATGCCGTCGTTGCCGCCGACGTAGATCATCGGCGTGCGCGTCTTGGCCGTGCGGATGAAGGCGGTGTAGCCCTTGAAAGAGTAATTGCTCACCGGCGCGCCGGTGTACCAGATGACGGAGTTGACGATGTCGCCCTGGCGCGATTTGCGCTGGCGGTAGGGTTTGGTGCTGGTATAGCCGTTGGGGCCATCCGTGCCTTCCTTGGACTGATCACCCCGGATGTAGTTGAGCCGCGACTCACCAGCGCTGGCTCCTCCATCGATGCCGTCCGTGCCCTTTTGCAACGCCAGTTTCTGCTCGGTGCTCAGGTAGTTCTGGTTGCTCGCCCACAGGAAGGGAACACCCCCCTTGGGCTTGCTGCCGACCCATTGGTCGCTCCAGCTCAGGATCAGGCGCGAGGAGACCGAGGACAAGGCGTCGAGTTTCTGTGCTGTGTTCTGCCCGCCCCAGCCCGCAATCGGCTCGGTCGTGCCATCGTTCTTGACTGCATCAGCGGTCACAAAGCCCTTCCAGGCGTTCTTGGGCTCGAAGTTGCCGGTGAATTTGCCGACGTCGTTGCGCGAGGTGTTGGAGCCGCTGGTCGCAGTCGATGTGATGTCAGGCTGCACATCGGTGTTGATGGTGCGGATGATCTGGCGGAAGGCCTCTTTCAGGTCTTCGCCCTTTTCCACGGCGTAGAACTGGCCCCGGCCATTGATGGCAGCGTGCCACATGTCTTCCACTGCCTCGCCGCCCTTGACGGCGTGCCATTGCGCCCAGCCCGAGGCGTAATCGGCAAAGCTGCCGTCGTAGCCGTAGGGCAGGGTGCTGGTCGGGCGCACCAATTTGCCGTTGTTGCCGTTGGTGGTATCCACGAAGGGGCCATCCTCATTCCACAGTGGCTTGGAGAGGTTGGGGTTCCAGTATTTGCCGATATTGCCCTTCCACTCATTGTCCTTGCCGACCGGGCGAAGCTGGTTTTCCGGCAGGGAGTCCTCGCTGAAGCCAATGGTGAAAGTGACCATGTGCGGCCAGGTGGCAGGGTTGTAGCGCGGGTTCCAGTATTTTTTTAGTGTGGCGGTTCTGCCTGACACGCGGTTGGTAAAAATTTCCTCGGCAGGTGCCTTGTCATATTCGGGGGCAGGAGCAATCGAGCCGGTCAGAGCACTGGACGGTTGCAAGGGGTCGGCCCAGCTCTTGAACGTCCAATCCGACAGAGTACTGATGTACTGGCTCTCATAGCCTGGGTGCCAGCTGCTCCAGGTTGGAAAGTCGATGTCGCGATACACCCAGGTCTGGGGATCGCTGCGCTTGTAGGCCGTGCCGTCGGGCAGCTTGAAGGAGGGATAGGTCTTGACTGGACGGCTGTTGCTGCCGGATTTGGGCGCCCCGTTGATGTTGTCGTCTGTGTCCTGGTTGTCGAAGTTGATGGGCGTGGTGTTGATATTCTCCCTGCCGTCGTAGGTGCCGTTCCAGTCGCCATCGGTCAGCAGGATGTGGTAATTGCGCCGGCACCCCAAGTATTCAGGGGTGCCTGAAGGATCGCCAGGCTTGGTGGCCCAAGGGCCATTGCGGTGTACCTCGGCACGCATGTACTCGTCTGCCCGCTTGACCATGTAGTGCGTGGGCGTGGAAGTGCAGGAAGTGAAATTGGCGGCGTATTGCAGGAAGTTGTCCCGGTGCGTGCCTTCGAGCACCCGCATGACGTTGGGGTTGTTCACTCCTGTGACGGTGGCAGCCGTAGTCCCCAGCGGAGGAGCCCATTTCTTGTTGTTGACCTTGGTGCAATCCCCCAGGGTCTGCCAAGCTAGGCGCATCTTGCCGTCAGGGATCAGATCTTTGTCTTCGAAGACCTCTTTCAGGGCGTCCTTGAGCACCTGCACGCGGGTCTTGGTGTAAGGGTTGTTCTTCCAGTGATAGGGCTTGGTCGGATCCTTGAGCACCATGTCCTTGGCATCCATGCTGGTCGAGTCGTCCAGCGACAGGATGACGTTGGGTGCCACGTAGGGCTGCACGGTGCCCGGCGGGGCCTGCATCAGGTCGAGCGCCCAGGCAGCGTGCGGACTCAGTGCAGCGCAGGCCGCCAGAGCCAGCAGGGTCGGGCGCATGTGAAGGGGGTGGGGGGCGGGGCCAAACATGGTCAGTCCTCCTGTCTTGAATTTTTATGAAAAACGGCTTTAAGCCTTGCAGGGCAAGCGATGACAGCTATTTTTTTGGTAGCAAAGGCGGTGTTGCTCAGTCCTTGAGCTTTTGCCGGGCATAGGTCTGTTGCAGCACTACCAGGGTGCTGGGCTTGCGCCCATAGGCCAGGGCGGTGAGGCGGTAGATGACCACCGGCTCCAGGCTCAGCCGCAGAAAGGTCTTGCGGTTGCCGCTGTCGTCCACGATCAGCCCGGCGGTCTCGCTGCTTTTGTCATAGGGCAGCACTTCGATCCAATACCAGCCGCCCTTGTCGGCAGCGCTGGTGTCGGCCAGGATGGGGTTTCCCGGGCTGCCGCTGCTGCCGGGTACTGCGCCGGTGTAACGCCCGTAGCGTGCACCCACGCCGTCCTGGGCCATCTGCGCCAGGGTCGGGCCTTCGCTGGCCGTCTTGTTGTTCCAGAAGTCCACCTTGCCGGTGCGCTTGACACACAGACCATTGCGGCAACCCGTCGGGGTGTTCTGTGCCAGGCGGGACAGCAGATCGCCGACTTCCTTTT
This portion of the Melaminivora jejuensis genome encodes:
- a CDS encoding pilus assembly protein, whose product is MFGPAPHPLHMRPTLLALAACAALSPHAAWALDLMQAPPGTVQPYVAPNVILSLDDSTSMDAKDMVLKDPTKPYHWKNNPYTKTRVQVLKDALKEVFEDKDLIPDGKMRLAWQTLGDCTKVNNKKWAPPLGTTAATVTGVNNPNVMRVLEGTHRDNFLQYAANFTSCTSTPTHYMVKRADEYMRAEVHRNGPWATKPGDPSGTPEYLGCRRNYHILLTDGDWNGTYDGRENINTTPINFDNQDTDDNINGAPKSGSNSRPVKTYPSFKLPDGTAYKRSDPQTWVYRDIDFPTWSSWHPGYESQYISTLSDWTFKSWADPLQPSSALTGSIAPAPEYDKAPAEEIFTNRVSGRTATLKKYWNPRYNPATWPHMVTFTIGFSEDSLPENQLRPVGKDNEWKGNIGKYWNPNLSKPLWNEDGPFVDTTNGNNGKLVRPTSTLPYGYDGSFADYASGWAQWHAVKGGEAVEDMWHAAINGRGQFYAVEKGEDLKEAFRQIIRTINTDVQPDITSTATSGSNTSRNDVGKFTGNFEPKNAWKGFVTADAVKNDGTTEPIAGWGGQNTAQKLDALSSVSSRLILSWSDQWVGSKPKGGVPFLWASNQNYLSTEQKLALQKGTDGIDGGASAGESRLNYIRGDQSKEGTDGPNGYTSTKPYRQRKSRQGDIVNSVIWYTGAPVSNYSFKGYTAFIRTAKTRTPMIYVGGNDGMLHGFSAQDGSEKIAYVPQGVIPSLNQLTAPAYNQRHRYFVDGSPMTGDVNVSTDPEAPDWRTLLVGSLGAGGKGYFVLDVSDPDAFSAGQAANLVMLDRTRNAEAGVPDCTLSTLSSGQKAACNKTVEEDRDIGHITAQPVLDENNPLRTTQIIRLNNDRWAVVMGNGYNSANQRPVLLIQYLDGNRELLRIAAAAADATGTGKAQDNGLMAPRLVDLDGDGRYDIAYAGDNQGNLWKFDLTSSDATQWGVAFSGSPLFSAQGGTQGSPNSRTLAQPVTAVPTVRANDRIRTVGTGPSAKKVPVGGMMVAFGTGRNVTKADENDRNMHTLYAVLDNTRYRRVGSGASERLEVHPGSGTCSPVPAADCVPAPAALGTGVAQAKLVSRKIEEVSNGAFGRVLATTELDWGSHNGWYMDFPTVGERLLKPMEFYEGSNLMTVFSQVPAKGSDVAADVESCESSSVDEERQYMTLINIMDGKRPSIQLMDINGDGLYNANDANVSRRQVPPGSITLISQTSSTAVLDKKNSKVTDLRHLPENSLRPSWRQLR
- a CDS encoding PilX N-terminal domain-containing pilus assembly protein gives rise to the protein MQRLSPAAPRQHGVALFVVLVFVLLTMLLAVWGSRTSLFNELVVGNDADYQRAFEAAQALLQDAELDIREENPDGTPCSGSGDVCRKGITEQIPVEEKEVGDLLSRLAQNTPTGCRNGLCVKRTGKVDFWNNKTASEGPTLAQMAQDGVGARYGRYTGAVPGSSGSPGNPILADTSAADKGGWYWIEVLPYDKSSETAGLIVDDSGNRKTFLRLSLEPVVIYRLTALAYGRKPSTLVVLQQTYARQKLKD